The sequence CGGCCTCGGCTGGCGTCTATGTGGGCGTCAGCGTGAATTTCGCGCCGCCCCCCCTGCCGGTCTACGACCAGCCGCCGATCCCCGGACCCGGCTACATCTGGACCCCGGGCTATTGGGCCTGGGGCGACGATGACTATTACTGGGTGCCCGGGACATGGGTGCTGGCGCCGGAGCCCGGCCTTCTGTGGACCCCGGCCTGGTGGGGCTGGGACGACGGCGTCTACCTGTTCCACGCCGGCTATTGGGGTCCGACCGTCGGCTTCTACGGCGGCATCAACTACGGCTTCGGCTATACCGGCTTCGGCTATGGCGGCGGTTATTGGGACCACGATCGGTTCTTCTACAACCGCACGGTCAACAACATCACCAATGTCAACATCACCAACGTCTACAACAAGACAGTGATCAACAACACCAACGTCACCCGCGTCAGCTACAATGGCGGGACCGGCGGCGTGAACGCGCGGCCGACAGCAACCGAGCTCGCCGCCGCCCGCAGTTGGCGCGTCCCGCCGACCGGCGTTCAGGTTCAGCACCAACAGGAGGCGGCGCGGTTGCCGATCATGCGCGCCGCGGCCAATCGGGGCGCACCGCCTGTAGCGGCCACCGCCCGGCCGGCGGTGTTCAACGCCCCGGGCCAGGTGACCGCGGCCCGCGGCTCGCCCTTCGCCCACGCCTCCGCCGGAGCGCCGGCGCCAGGCTATGGCGCGCGGGCCAACGGCGGCAATTCAGATAGCCGCTACGGCTCCTCCTATAGGGGCCAGCCGGCGCCGCAGGCGCCCAACGCGTACGCCAAGTCAGCGCCCTCGGCCTACGAACAGGCGCGGACTCCGTCCTACCAGGCGTCCTCGCCCTACCGGCAAGCGCCGGCCTACCGCCAGGCCCAGCCGAACTATGGCTATGGCTACAGCGAAAACGGCGCCCGCTCCGCCCCGCAGCGTCAGTCGGACTACCGTCAGCCTGAATATCGCCAGCCCAGCCCGCCGCCCCGCGCCGCCGAGGCCTATGGCTGGAACGGCGGGCGCGGCTCTGCCTACGCCGCGCCAGCCTATCGCCCGCCGGCCCAGGCCTATGCTCAA is a genomic window of Phenylobacterium montanum containing:
- a CDS encoding YXWGXW repeat-containing protein, yielding MRRITSAAIAAILGTTALAAIPPAPASAGVYVGVSVNFAPPPLPVYDQPPIPGPGYIWTPGYWAWGDDDYYWVPGTWVLAPEPGLLWTPAWWGWDDGVYLFHAGYWGPTVGFYGGINYGFGYTGFGYGGGYWDHDRFFYNRTVNNITNVNITNVYNKTVINNTNVTRVSYNGGTGGVNARPTATELAAARSWRVPPTGVQVQHQQEAARLPIMRAAANRGAPPVAATARPAVFNAPGQVTAARGSPFAHASAGAPAPGYGARANGGNSDSRYGSSYRGQPAPQAPNAYAKSAPSAYEQARTPSYQASSPYRQAPAYRQAQPNYGYGYSENGARSAPQRQSDYRQPEYRQPSPPPRAAEAYGWNGGRGSAYAAPAYRPPAQAYAQRPPQAESYRAPAYAQRPAAESYRQPAYAAPRGEAPRSEPRPQGREDQRKPPQR